The genomic segment GCGCGGATGACTGGACGGGACCGGACGCTGATCGTTGGTCGCGGTTCTGATTGGAAGCAGCTTGCCTCGATTTTGAACCGCGTCGCCCATGAGCGGCCGCTCCCTGCGAATGGACATTGCCGCCGCGATAGGACGCTCCCTCTCTCTCTCCCCGCACGCCCGACGGTTTGCCGTTTTCCCGGCTTGGTGCCGTCGACTTTTGGGATCGATCCGGATTTATAGGTTGACTCATTATAACACCTCTTTGATCTGCTCCCCGGGAGCTCAAACGAGCCGACGACGCGCATTTCTGCCTATTTCTAGCATGCCCGCTCGCGCCGCTCTCATTTCATGCATTCAAATATAGCACAAAGTGCGCAAAGGTTCATATGAATAACCACTTTATTGCAGTTATGAGACGGCATGAGAAAAAAAGCGCCTATCGGGAAGAGAGCGAGAGTAGCGGGAACCGCGCGGTGGGAACCGTCTGCTGGTTCGATTAGGGAGACAATGAATAGCAGTTTACATCGTGAGGCGGAAAGTCGCCGTACTCCGCGGCAAGGCGTGCATCCGCTCAGGCCAACTTGTTTCTAACCGGGACTTCTGCAGCCAGGGCAGGCAGCAATCAGGCCGATTTGTTTCTGACTGAGACCTCCGAGGCAAGGCGGGTATCCGCCCAGACGGATTTGTTTTCAATTAAGACTTCTCGACCGGCTTAAGCAGTCGGCGATCTTTCCGTGACGGGACTTTTATCCGACCGTGCGACTGCCCAAGCCATAAAAAAACGACGCCCGGTTAACCGAGCGTCGTTCCCGGGGCCAGCCTGGCCCCTCTGGCGTAGTCCGCGGCGGACAGCCGCTTCTTGCCAGCCGGCTGCACCTCCGTCAGCACGACGCTGCCGTCGCCGGAGCGCACGCGGATGCCGAAGGCACCGCTGTCAAGCACCGTGCCGGGCGCAGCCGCCTTCCAGTCCGCCGCAAGCTTCGCGTCCGCCTCCGAAGGCACGGCGATGCCCCAAACTTTGAACACCTCGCCGCCGAGCATCGTGAATGCGCCCGCCATCGGAGACAAGCCCCGCACGCGGTCGAACAGCTGCCGCGACGTAGCGCCGAAGTCGAGCCGTTCGTCGTCGCGCGTCAGGTTCGGCGCATAGGTCGACAGCGCGTCGTCCTGCGGCTCGCGGGGCGCGTCGCCGGCGATGAGCCGCGGCAGCCACTCGCCGAGCAGCTCGGCCCCGGCCACGCTGAGCTTGTCGAACATCGTGCCCGACGTGTCGGCATCGGTGATCGGCAGCTCGACGCGGGCGATCATATCGCCCGTGTCGAGGCCTTCGGCCATGAACATCAGCGTGACGCCCGTCGACTTTTCCCCGTCGATGACCGAGCGCTGGATCGGCGCCCCGCCGCGGTAGCGAGGCAGCAGCGAGCCGTGCACGTTCACGCAGCCGAGACGCGGAATGTCGAGCAGCGACTTGGGCAGAATTTGCCCATAGGCCGCCGTCACGATCAGATCCGGCGCCAGCTCGCGCACGGCCTCGACCGCTTCCGGCGCGCGCATCCGCTCCGGCTGCAGCACCGGCAGGCCGCGCTCAAGCGCAAACGCCTTGACCGGCGGGGGAGTCAGCTCCCGCTTGCGCCCCTTGGGCCGGTCCGGCTGGGAGACGACCGCGACCACGCGGACGTCCTCACGCTCTAGCAACAGGCGCAGGGAAGGTACGGCGAAGTCCGGCGTTCCCATGAATACGATTCGGGTCATGCCTTACGCCTCGCCCTCTTCTGCCGGCTCAGGCGCGCGGCGCTCGTAGATCGATTCGGCTAGGTCGATGAACAGAACGCCGTTCAAGTGGTCGATTTCGTGCAGAAACGCTCTTGCGAGCAGCTCCGTGCCTTCGAACTCCACCGGATTACCGTTGCGGTCCTGCCCTTTGACCTTCACCTTGAGCGGACGGCGCACGTCGCCTTGGAGCCCCGGGATGCTGAGGCAGCCTTCCGGTCCGAATTGCTCGCCCTCGGAGGAGACGACCTCCGGATTAACCAGTTCGATCAGGCCGTGCTCCTCGTCCGCGTCGACCACGATCACGCGCTTGGAGACGCCTACCTGCGGCGCCGCCAGACCGACGCCGTCGGCATCGTACATCGTGTCGGCCATATCGTCGAGCAGCTTGTGCAGATTGGCGTTGAACTTCGTTACTTCCTGCGCTCTCTCGCGCAGCACGTCATCAGGATGCTTCACGATCAATCGAATCGCCACGCCATCCCCACCTTTCAGTCTATATCTAATGTAAAATGCCGATAAACATGCGTGCTTAAAGCATCATCTGCGGGTCAACGTCCACCCCGAGCTGCACGCCATGGCGCTTCGCGCCCTCCTGAAGTTCCTTCAAAACCTCGGCTGTCCAGCCGGGCACGTCGGGATTTCCCTGATATTTTATCATACATTGAAAACGGTAGCGATCCTTGAGCCGCGCGATCGGCGACGGAACAGGTCCGAGCACCTCGACGGCGATCCCGTCCGGACCGGGCCTGCCGTCCGCCTTTGCGCCGGCGGCGGCCGCGCGCTCCCGCATCCTGGCGGCGAACGTCTGCCCCATGGACAGCAGCAGCGGCACCTGCTCGTGCGTCAGCGTAAGCGTGAGCAGCCGCCCGTAAGGCGGATAGCCGAGCGCGCGGCGATGCCGGAGCTCCTGGTGCGAGAAACCGCGGTAATCGTGCCGCTCGACGGACGCGATCGACGCGTGCTCGGGCTCGTACGTCTGGACGATGACCTCCCCGGGAAGCTCGTGCCTGCCGGCGCGGCCCGCCACCTGCGTGAGCAGCTGGAACGTTCGCTCCGCCGCCCGGAAGTCCGGCAGCCGCAGCGCGGCGTCCGCGGCGAGCACGCCGACCAGCGTCACGTACGGAAAATCGAGCCCCTTTGCGACCATTTGCGTGCCGAGCAGCACGTCCGCCCGGCGCTCGCGGAACTCCGTCAGCCAGCGCTCGTGCGATCCCTTTTCCGTCGTCGTATCGACGTCCATGCGAATGACGCGGATGCCGGGAAACGTCGAGGCGAGCGCCTCCTCCACCTTTTGCGTGCCTGTTCCGAAAAAACGGATGTGCGGGCTTGCGCATGAAGGACAAGCTTCCGGTTCCCGCTCGGAATAGCCGCAATAGTGGCAGCGCAAATTGCGCGAGCCCCGGTGATAGGTCAGCGCGATGTCGCAGTGCGGACAAGAAGCCGTGTACCCGCAGGAGCGGCACATGACGAACGTCGCGTAGCCGCGGCGGTTGAGCAGCAGCACCGTCTGCTCGCCGCGCGCTAGCCGCTCGCGCAGCGCGTCCGCGAGCGCCCGGCTGAACATCGCGCGATTGCCGAGCCGCAGCTCCTCGCGCATGTCGATGATGCTAACGCGCGGCAGCGGACGGTCCGCGACCCGCTGAGGCAGCGGCACGTAGACGGGCACGACCTCCTCTCCGCGTCCCCCGATGCCCGGCGCGATCTCGATCGCCGCGCCGTACGTCTCGAGCGACGGCGTCGCCGAGCCGAGCACGACGGCCGCGCCGTGCCGCTGCCCGCGCCGGACCGCGACATCGCGCGCGTGATACTTCGGACTCTCTTCCTGCTTGTAGGTCGTCTCGTGCTCCTCGTCGATGATGATGAGCCCGAGCCGGGAAAAGGGCGCAAAAATAGCGGAGCGCGCGCCTACCGCCACCGTCGCTCTCCCCTCGCGGATCTTGCGCCACTCGTCGTACCGCTCGCCGCTCGACAGACGGCTGTGCAGCACGGCGACCCGCGCGCCGAAGCGACTCTTGAACCGCTCCACCATTTGCGGCGTGAGCGCGATCTCGGGTACCAGCACGATCGCTTCGCGTCCCTGCCGAAGCGCCTTTTCGATCGACTGCAGGTACAGCTCGGTCTTGCCGCTGCCTGTCACCCCGTGCAGCAGAAATACCCGGTGCGCCTCGCGGTCCACGGCGTCGGCAATGGGGGCGAACGCCTGCTGCTGCGCCGGCGTCAGCGGAAGCGGGGCCGACGGCTCGAAGCTGCGGCCGGCGTACGGATCGCGCTGCACGGTCACCGACTCGAGCTCGATCAGCCCTTTGTCGGTCAGGCTGCGGATGACGGCCGTCGTCGTACCCGCCGCCTCGGCCAGCGCCTGCTGGGCGATCGGCTCGTGATTCGCGAGCAAGTAGGCGAGCACGTCGCGCTGCTTGGCCGCCCTGCCGGGAAGCTCGAGCAACGCGCGGCGCAGCTCGGCCTCGGACGGCGGAACGACCGTCAGCACGGTTTTGACCGACAGGCGGTCCTCTACCTGCTGCCGCTCTTCCAGCTTGCCCTCCTTAAGCCAACGCTTGACGGCGGCTACGCGCTCCGGATGCTGCTGGAGCAGCTGCGACAGCTTCAGCGTGCCCTGCCGCTCCAGCGCCTCCAGCAGCTCCGGCTGCTCGAAACGGTCCAGAGGGGTCCACTCCGCGTTCGGCGCAGCGGAGATATACTTCTCGGTCCTGCCCTTCAGCGCGGCGGGCAGCATCGCCTGAAGCGCGACGGTGAGCGGGCACAGCCAGCGCTCGCTCATCCAGATTCCCAGCTCCACAAGCTCAGGCGACAAAGGCGGAACGGCGTCGAGCACGTCGGCGATCGGCTTCAACCGCCTGCGATCGACCTCCGAATCCTCGGGCAGCTCGAGGACGATCCCTTGGAGCGTCCGTCCGCCGAAGGGCACCGCCACCCGGCTGCCGACCTCCACCCAGCCTTCCAGATGCGCGGGCACCAAGTAGTCGAACGGCCGGTCCGCGTCGCGAGTAGGCACGTCTACGCTGACTCTGGCGACGCTCATGCCAGCGGGCCTCCGTCTTCGCCGGCGCGAAGACCCGGCGCGCGCGCGAGCGCGATCCGCCAGATGCGGCCGGCAGCCTCGCGCTTGGATTGGAGCGGCAGCGATTCGACGAGGCCTTCGGCGCCGTACAGGCTCAAGATGTTCGTATCCGTGCCGAATCCCGCGCCGGCCTCGGATACGTTGTTGGCGGCGATCAAATCGCAGCGCTTGCGGCGCAGCTTGTCCAGCGCGTAGCGTTCGACGTCGCCCGTCTCCGCGGCAAACCCGATAATATATGGCTTGTCCTTGCCCGCGCCGCCGCCTTCGAGCTTCCAGTCGCCGATCGCCTGCAGGATGTCCGGATTGCGGACGAGTTCAAGCGTCAGCTTATCCGGCCCTTTTTTCATCTTGACCTTCTCGCGCTGTACCGGCCGATAGTCCGCGACCGCCGCCGCCTTGATGACGACATCCATTGCAGGAAGCCGCGCCAGGACCGCGTCGTACATCTCTTGCGCCGATTCGACCCGCACGACCTCGGCGCCCGGCGGCGGCTCGAGCTCCGTCCGCGCCCAGACGACGGTCACGTCCGCGCCGAGCGCGCGTGCCTCCTCGGCGAGCGCGAAGCCCATCTTGCCGGACGAGTCGTTCGTAATATAGCGGACCGGATCCAGCCGCTCGATCGTACCGCCCGCCGTGATGAGCACCCGCTTCCCGGCAAGCGGCTTGGGACCGGCGAGCAGCTCGACCACGACCTGTACGATC from the Cohnella hashimotonis genome contains:
- the fmt gene encoding methionyl-tRNA formyltransferase; the encoded protein is MTRIVFMGTPDFAVPSLRLLLEREDVRVVAVVSQPDRPKGRKRELTPPPVKAFALERGLPVLQPERMRAPEAVEAVRELAPDLIVTAAYGQILPKSLLDIPRLGCVNVHGSLLPRYRGGAPIQRSVIDGEKSTGVTLMFMAEGLDTGDMIARVELPITDADTSGTMFDKLSVAGAELLGEWLPRLIAGDAPREPQDDALSTYAPNLTRDDERLDFGATSRQLFDRVRGLSPMAGAFTMLGGEVFKVWGIAVPSEADAKLAADWKAAAPGTVLDSGAFGIRVRSGDGSVVLTEVQPAGKKRLSAADYARGARLAPGTTLG
- the def gene encoding peptide deformylase, coding for MAIRLIVKHPDDVLRERAQEVTKFNANLHKLLDDMADTMYDADGVGLAAPQVGVSKRVIVVDADEEHGLIELVNPEVVSSEGEQFGPEGCLSIPGLQGDVRRPLKVKVKGQDRNGNPVEFEGTELLARAFLHEIDHLNGVLFIDLAESIYERRAPEPAEEGEA
- the priA gene encoding primosomal protein N', which codes for MSVARVSVDVPTRDADRPFDYLVPAHLEGWVEVGSRVAVPFGGRTLQGIVLELPEDSEVDRRRLKPIADVLDAVPPLSPELVELGIWMSERWLCPLTVALQAMLPAALKGRTEKYISAAPNAEWTPLDRFEQPELLEALERQGTLKLSQLLQQHPERVAAVKRWLKEGKLEERQQVEDRLSVKTVLTVVPPSEAELRRALLELPGRAAKQRDVLAYLLANHEPIAQQALAEAAGTTTAVIRSLTDKGLIELESVTVQRDPYAGRSFEPSAPLPLTPAQQQAFAPIADAVDREAHRVFLLHGVTGSGKTELYLQSIEKALRQGREAIVLVPEIALTPQMVERFKSRFGARVAVLHSRLSSGERYDEWRKIREGRATVAVGARSAIFAPFSRLGLIIIDEEHETTYKQEESPKYHARDVAVRRGQRHGAAVVLGSATPSLETYGAAIEIAPGIGGRGEEVVPVYVPLPQRVADRPLPRVSIIDMREELRLGNRAMFSRALADALRERLARGEQTVLLLNRRGYATFVMCRSCGYTASCPHCDIALTYHRGSRNLRCHYCGYSEREPEACPSCASPHIRFFGTGTQKVEEALASTFPGIRVIRMDVDTTTEKGSHERWLTEFRERRADVLLGTQMVAKGLDFPYVTLVGVLAADAALRLPDFRAAERTFQLLTQVAGRAGRHELPGEVIVQTYEPEHASIASVERHDYRGFSHQELRHRRALGYPPYGRLLTLTLTHEQVPLLLSMGQTFAARMRERAAAAGAKADGRPGPDGIAVEVLGPVPSPIARLKDRYRFQCMIKYQGNPDVPGWTAEVLKELQEGAKRHGVQLGVDVDPQMML
- the coaBC gene encoding bifunctional phosphopantothenoylcysteine decarboxylase/phosphopantothenate--cysteine ligase CoaBC, with protein sequence MNHSLSGKTIILGITGGIAAYKAATLCSRLVGLGANVRVIMTEGATKFIAPLTLQTLSRHPVATDVFDERDAAVVQHIDWADAADLVVVAPATANSIAKLAHGIADDMLSTTLLATTAPVLIAPAMNVHMLAHPAVQDNLDTLARRGVRFVESGTGQLACGYVGKGRLAEPDEIVQVVVELLAGPKPLAGKRVLITAGGTIERLDPVRYITNDSSGKMGFALAEEARALGADVTVVWARTELEPPPGAEVVRVESAQEMYDAVLARLPAMDVVIKAAAVADYRPVQREKVKMKKGPDKLTLELVRNPDILQAIGDWKLEGGGAGKDKPYIIGFAAETGDVERYALDKLRRKRCDLIAANNVSEAGAGFGTDTNILSLYGAEGLVESLPLQSKREAAGRIWRIALARAPGLRAGEDGGPLA